The following coding sequences are from one Streptomyces sp. NBC_00536 window:
- a CDS encoding PucR family transcriptional regulator, with protein sequence MRLRALLETEALGLRLLGGEDELDRTVRGVMTTDLRDPSRYLTGGELVLTGLAWRRNSDDSEPFVRILASAGVAGLAAGEAELGDIPDDLVSACRRNRLPLFAVNEDVAFATITEYVVRQVSGERAGDLAAVVDRHRRLMTSGPAGGGPDVVLDLLTTDLDLRAWVLSPTGRQIAGAGEPLAPGICAALASEHLAAVRTGRRGPHRISIQGITYSLFPIRGHGRGPGPAARDVRESVLSDWLLAVEADAGDWPAERLDLLQGVTQLIAVERDRRDAARTVRRRLAQEVLELVQTGAPPAEIAARLRVAAPVLLPGLGAAPHWQVVVARVDWDGGDIPGGPVAQSLLEEILVDPSVSGPEPSDRIAVAHAGDEAIALVPLPALAADAAEGAADKGPDTALHADELLASVREPLAAGLADDGRLTLGVSAAVHSAEGLRGALEEARHARRVAAARPGRVCAAGHHELASHVLLLPFVPDDVRRAFTARLLDPLRDYDRRHRAELIPTLEAFLDCDGSWTRCATRLHLHVNTLRYRVGRIEQLTARDLSRLEDKLDFFLALRMS encoded by the coding sequence ATGCGGCTGCGCGCACTGCTGGAAACCGAGGCGCTGGGGCTGCGGCTGCTGGGCGGCGAGGACGAGCTCGACCGGACGGTCCGGGGCGTCATGACAACGGACCTGAGGGATCCCAGCCGATACCTCACCGGAGGCGAACTCGTCCTGACCGGCCTGGCCTGGAGGCGAAATTCGGACGACTCCGAGCCGTTCGTACGAATCCTCGCGAGCGCGGGAGTGGCGGGCCTGGCCGCCGGCGAGGCCGAGCTGGGAGACATCCCGGACGACCTGGTATCAGCCTGTCGGCGCAACCGGCTGCCGTTGTTCGCTGTGAACGAAGACGTTGCATTCGCCACGATCACCGAGTACGTCGTACGGCAGGTTTCCGGGGAGCGCGCGGGGGACCTCGCGGCCGTCGTGGACCGCCATCGCCGCCTGATGACCTCCGGTCCCGCCGGCGGGGGCCCCGATGTGGTCCTCGATCTGCTCACCACGGACCTCGATCTGCGCGCCTGGGTGCTGTCCCCCACGGGCAGGCAGATCGCCGGAGCGGGCGAACCGCTGGCGCCCGGCATCTGCGCGGCGCTGGCCAGCGAACACCTGGCGGCGGTCCGGACCGGCCGAAGGGGCCCGCACCGGATCTCCATCCAGGGTATTACCTACTCGCTCTTCCCGATCAGGGGACATGGGCGGGGGCCCGGCCCCGCCGCCCGTGACGTGCGCGAGAGCGTGCTGTCGGACTGGCTGCTGGCCGTCGAGGCCGACGCGGGCGACTGGCCCGCCGAGCGCCTGGACCTGCTCCAGGGCGTCACCCAGCTGATCGCGGTCGAGCGGGACCGGCGCGACGCCGCCCGTACGGTCCGGCGCCGCCTCGCCCAGGAAGTGCTGGAGCTCGTCCAGACGGGCGCCCCGCCCGCCGAGATCGCGGCCCGGCTGCGGGTCGCGGCCCCGGTGCTGCTGCCCGGGCTGGGCGCCGCCCCGCACTGGCAGGTCGTGGTGGCGCGGGTGGACTGGGACGGCGGGGACATCCCCGGCGGTCCGGTGGCCCAGTCGCTGCTGGAGGAGATCCTGGTCGACCCGTCCGTGTCGGGCCCGGAGCCCTCGGACCGGATCGCCGTCGCCCACGCGGGCGACGAGGCGATCGCGCTCGTACCGCTGCCCGCGCTGGCCGCGGACGCCGCGGAGGGCGCGGCCGACAAGGGCCCCGACACCGCGCTGCACGCCGACGAGCTCCTGGCGTCCGTACGGGAGCCCCTGGCGGCCGGTCTCGCCGACGACGGGCGGCTCACGCTCGGCGTCAGCGCGGCGGTGCACTCCGCCGAGGGGCTGCGCGGGGCCCTGGAGGAGGCCCGGCACGCCCGCCGGGTCGCGGCCGCACGGCCGGGCCGGGTCTGCGCCGCGGGCCACCACGAGCTGGCCTCGCACGTCCTGCTGCTTCCGTTCGTCCCGGACGACGTACGCCGTGCGTTCACCGCGCGGCTGCTCGACCCGCTGCGGGACTACGACCGGCGCCACCGGGCGGAGCTGATCCCGACCCTGGAGGCCTTCCTCGACTGCGACGGGTCCTGGACCCGCTGCGCGACCCGGCTGCACCTGCACGTCAACACGCTGCGGTACCGCGTCGGGCGAATCGAGCAGTTGACGGCGCGCGATCTTTCGCGGCTGGAGGACAAGCTGGACTTCTTCCTGGCACTGCGGATGAGCTGA
- a CDS encoding FAD binding domain-containing protein has protein sequence MDFLRPASWEEALAAKAEYPSAVPIAGGTDVMVEINFDHRRPEYLLDLNRIGLLREWEVGEDVVRLGASVPYTQIMENLRTELPGLALASHTVASPQIRNRGGVGGNLGCASPAGDSHPALLAAGAQVEVESVRGSRLIPIDEFYTGVKRNALAADELIKTVHIDKADGPQQYSKVGSRNAMVIAVCAFGLALHPETRTVRTGIGSAAPTPIRAKAAEEFLNAALEEGGFWESGKVITPSIAKQFGDLASGAANPIDDVRGTAKYRRHAVGIMARRQLVWTWEQYRGTGNGRSLEGAA, from the coding sequence ATGGACTTCCTTCGCCCCGCCAGCTGGGAGGAGGCGCTCGCCGCTAAGGCCGAGTACCCCTCAGCTGTGCCGATTGCGGGTGGCACCGATGTGATGGTCGAGATCAACTTCGACCACCGTCGGCCGGAGTACCTTCTGGACCTGAACCGCATCGGCCTCCTGCGGGAGTGGGAGGTCGGCGAGGATGTGGTCCGGCTCGGCGCTTCCGTCCCGTACACGCAGATCATGGAGAACCTCCGCACGGAGCTTCCCGGTCTCGCACTCGCCTCGCACACGGTCGCCTCTCCGCAGATCCGTAACCGCGGCGGCGTCGGCGGCAACCTCGGTTGCGCCTCCCCGGCCGGCGACTCGCACCCCGCGCTGCTCGCGGCGGGCGCCCAGGTCGAGGTGGAGTCCGTCCGCGGCTCCCGCCTCATCCCGATCGACGAGTTCTACACCGGTGTGAAGCGCAACGCGCTCGCCGCCGACGAACTGATCAAGACCGTCCACATCGACAAGGCGGACGGCCCCCAGCAGTACTCCAAGGTCGGCTCCCGCAACGCGATGGTCATCGCGGTGTGCGCGTTCGGTCTGGCACTGCACCCGGAGACCCGTACGGTCCGCACCGGCATCGGATCGGCCGCGCCGACCCCGATCCGTGCGAAGGCCGCCGAGGAGTTCCTGAACGCCGCGCTCGAAGAGGGCGGCTTCTGGGAGTCCGGCAAGGTCATCACCCCGTCGATCGCCAAGCAGTTCGGTGACCTCGCCTCCGGCGCGGCCAACCCGATCGACGACGTCCGCGGCACGGCGAAGTACCGCCGTCACGCGGTCGGCATCATGGCTCGCCGCCAGCTCGTCTGGACCTGGGAGCAGTACCGCGGTACCGGAAACGGCCGCTCGCTTGAAGGGGCTGCGTAA
- a CDS encoding (2Fe-2S)-binding protein: protein MRVNFTVNGRPQEADDVWEGESLLYVLRERMGLPGSKNACEQGECGSCTVRLDGVPVCSCLVAAGQVEGRDVVTVEGLAEFAKQRDEHGHGGACGTGGGCGSKGGVSLDEAKRWQSKPGDSQTGEGVELSNIQQAFIDAGAVQCGFCTPGLLVQADALLEENSSPSDQDIREALSGNLCRCTGYEKILDAVRLAAARQSEAV, encoded by the coding sequence ATGCGCGTCAATTTCACTGTCAACGGCCGTCCGCAGGAAGCCGACGATGTCTGGGAGGGCGAGTCCCTCCTGTACGTCCTGCGCGAGCGCATGGGCCTGCCGGGTTCGAAGAACGCCTGTGAGCAGGGCGAGTGCGGTTCCTGCACCGTCCGTCTCGACGGCGTGCCGGTCTGTTCCTGTCTGGTCGCGGCCGGTCAGGTCGAGGGCCGCGACGTCGTGACCGTCGAGGGCCTGGCCGAGTTCGCCAAGCAGCGCGACGAGCACGGCCACGGCGGTGCCTGCGGCACCGGCGGCGGCTGCGGCAGCAAGGGCGGCGTCTCCCTGGACGAGGCCAAGCGCTGGCAGTCCAAGCCGGGCGACTCGCAGACCGGCGAGGGCGTCGAACTCTCCAACATCCAGCAGGCGTTCATCGACGCCGGCGCCGTCCAGTGCGGTTTCTGCACCCCGGGCCTCCTGGTCCAGGCCGACGCGCTGCTGGAGGAGAACTCCTCCCCGTCCGACCAGGACATCCGTGAGGCCCTGTCCGGCAACCTCTGCCGCTGCACGGGCTACGAGAAGATCCTCGACGCGGTCCGCCTCGCGGCCGCCCGTCAGTCTGAGGCGGTCTGA
- the pucD gene encoding xanthine dehydrogenase subunit D, producing the protein MAQNTRTVPAGTPTNVTQKHTKGGIGESTLRPDGTLKVTGEFAYSSDMWHEDMLWGQTLRSTVAHAEIVSIDISEALAMPGVYSVLTYDDLPAEMKNYGLEIQDTPVLAHGRVRHHGEPVALVAADHPETARRAAAKIKIEYKELPLVTDEASALAPGAPLIHEGRDDHHIGHVPHPNIVHRQPIIRGNVEEARKRADVIVEGEYTFGMQDQAFLGPESGLAVPSEDGGVELYVATQWLHSDLGQIAPVLGLPPEKVRMTLSGVGGAFGGREDISMQIHACLLALATNKPVKIVYNRFESFFGHVHRHPAKLYYEHGATKDGKLTHMKCKIVLDGGAYASASPAVVGNASSLSVGPYVLEDVDIEAIALYTNNPPCGAMRGFGAVQACFAYEAQMDKLAAKLGMDPVEFRQLNAMEMGTVMPTGQVVDAPAPVAELLRRVKARPLPPERQWETAGENADVRALPGGLSNTTHGESVVRGVGYAVGIKNVGFSEGFDDYSTARVRLEVINGEPVAMVHTAMAEVGQGGITVHAQIARTELGVTQVTIHPADTQVGSAGSTSASRQTYMTGGAVKNTCEAVREALLEIGRRKNGSYHPAWATAELLLEGGKVVTDGGEVLADIAEILEDEAIDLELEYRHHPTVPFDLVTGQGNGHVQYTFAAHRAVVEVDTELGLVKVVELATAQDVGKALNMLSVVGQIQGGTTQGLGVAIMEEIIVDPKTAKVRNPSFTDYLIPTILDTPTIPVDVLELADPKAPYGLRGMGEAPTLSSTPAVIAAIRQATGLDINKTPIRPEMLTGTL; encoded by the coding sequence ATGGCCCAGAACACGCGCACGGTTCCGGCGGGTACGCCGACCAACGTCACGCAGAAGCACACCAAGGGCGGCATCGGCGAGTCCACGCTGCGCCCCGACGGCACCCTCAAGGTGACCGGTGAGTTCGCGTACTCCTCGGACATGTGGCACGAGGACATGCTGTGGGGCCAGACGCTCCGCAGCACCGTGGCCCACGCCGAGATCGTCTCGATCGACATCTCCGAGGCCCTGGCGATGCCGGGCGTCTACTCGGTGCTGACCTACGACGACCTGCCCGCCGAGATGAAGAACTACGGCCTGGAGATCCAGGACACGCCGGTTCTCGCCCACGGCCGGGTACGTCACCACGGTGAGCCGGTCGCCCTCGTGGCCGCCGACCACCCGGAGACCGCCCGCCGCGCGGCCGCCAAGATCAAGATCGAGTACAAGGAGCTGCCGCTCGTCACGGACGAGGCCTCCGCCCTCGCCCCCGGCGCGCCGCTGATCCACGAGGGCCGCGACGACCACCACATCGGTCACGTCCCGCACCCGAACATCGTGCACCGCCAGCCGATCATCCGCGGCAACGTGGAAGAGGCCCGCAAGCGCGCCGACGTCATCGTCGAGGGCGAGTACACCTTCGGCATGCAGGACCAGGCCTTCCTCGGCCCGGAGTCCGGTCTGGCCGTGCCGTCCGAGGACGGCGGTGTCGAGCTGTACGTCGCCACCCAGTGGCTGCACTCGGACCTCGGGCAGATCGCCCCGGTCCTGGGTCTGCCGCCGGAGAAGGTCCGCATGACGCTCTCGGGCGTCGGCGGTGCCTTCGGCGGCCGCGAGGACATCTCGATGCAGATCCACGCGTGCCTGCTGGCCCTGGCCACGAACAAGCCGGTCAAGATCGTCTACAACCGGTTCGAGTCCTTCTTCGGTCACGTGCACCGCCACCCGGCGAAGCTCTACTACGAGCACGGCGCGACCAAGGACGGCAAGCTCACGCACATGAAGTGCAAGATCGTCCTGGACGGCGGCGCCTACGCGTCCGCTTCCCCGGCGGTCGTGGGCAACGCGTCCTCCCTCTCGGTGGGTCCGTACGTCCTGGAGGACGTGGACATCGAGGCGATCGCGCTCTACACGAACAACCCGCCCTGTGGCGCGATGCGCGGCTTCGGCGCCGTCCAGGCCTGCTTCGCCTACGAGGCCCAGATGGACAAGCTCGCGGCGAAGCTGGGCATGGACCCGGTCGAGTTCCGCCAGCTGAACGCCATGGAGATGGGCACGGTCATGCCGACCGGCCAGGTCGTGGACGCTCCGGCGCCGGTCGCCGAGCTGCTGCGCCGGGTCAAGGCCCGCCCGCTGCCGCCCGAGCGCCAGTGGGAGACCGCCGGCGAGAACGCGGACGTCCGCGCGCTGCCCGGTGGCCTCTCCAACACCACCCACGGCGAGAGCGTCGTGCGCGGTGTCGGCTACGCGGTCGGCATCAAGAACGTCGGCTTCTCCGAGGGCTTCGACGACTACTCGACCGCCCGCGTGCGCCTCGAGGTCATCAACGGCGAGCCCGTCGCGATGGTCCACACGGCCATGGCGGAGGTCGGCCAGGGCGGCATCACCGTCCACGCGCAGATCGCCCGTACCGAGCTGGGCGTCACGCAGGTGACCATCCACCCGGCCGACACCCAGGTCGGCTCCGCCGGTTCCACGTCCGCCTCGCGGCAGACGTACATGACCGGTGGCGCGGTGAAGAACACCTGTGAGGCCGTCCGCGAGGCGCTCCTGGAGATCGGCCGCCGCAAGAACGGCTCCTACCACCCCGCGTGGGCCACCGCCGAGCTGCTGCTCGAAGGCGGCAAGGTCGTCACCGACGGCGGCGAGGTCCTCGCGGACATCGCCGAGATCCTCGAGGACGAGGCCATCGACCTCGAACTCGAATACCGCCACCACCCGACCGTCCCCTTCGACCTGGTCACCGGCCAGGGCAACGGGCACGTCCAGTACACCTTCGCCGCGCACCGCGCGGTGGTCGAGGTGGACACCGAGCTGGGCCTGGTCAAGGTCGTCGAACTCGCGACCGCGCAGGACGTCGGCAAGGCGCTGAACATGCTTTCCGTGGTCGGCCAGATCCAGGGTGGCACCACCCAGGGCCTCGGCGTGGCGATCATGGAAGAGATCATCGTGGACCCGAAGACCGCGAAGGTGCGCAACCCCTCCTTCACGGACTACCTGATCCCGACGATCCTCGACACGCCGACCATCCCGGTCGACGTCCTGGAGCTCGCCGACCCGAAGGCCCCCTATGGCCTGCGCGGCATGGGCGAGGCCCCGACCCTCTCGTCGACCCCGGCCGTCATCGCGGCGATCCGGCAGGCGACGGGTCTGGACATCAACAAGACCCCGATCCGTCCCGAGATGCTCACCGGAACCCTCTAG
- a CDS encoding NCS2 family permease: MTQSSVEPKTTAEEAGDGSLTPAGRSWLDRYFHITHRGSTVSREVRGGVTTFMAMAYILLLNPLILSGKDVAGDTLSQKGLITATAFAAALTTLLMGFVGKVPLALAAGLSVSGVLSSQVVPHMTWPQAMGMCVMYGVVIMLLVVTGLREMIMNAIPLALKHAITMGIGMFVALIGLVKAGFVGHGSEFGPPVSLGATGELAGWPVLIFAVTLLTIFMLQARKVPGAILIGIVSGTVVAVIVNAVANVDPKAWRSGPPELSGSAVSMPDFSLFGKVEFGGWGDVGVMTVGMIVFTLVLAGFFDAMATIIGVGTEAKLADDKGRMPGLSKALFIDGAGGAIGGIAGGSGQTVFVESATGVGEGARTGFASVISGLLFAACLFFTPITQIVPGEVASAALVVIGAMMMQNARHVDWSDSATSIPVFLTVVLMPFTYSITAGVAAGVISFVAIKVAQGKAREIGGFMWALTVIFVVFYALHPIEGWLGVN, translated from the coding sequence ATGACCCAGTCGTCTGTGGAGCCCAAGACCACCGCGGAAGAGGCCGGCGACGGCTCTCTCACCCCCGCCGGGCGTTCTTGGCTCGACCGGTATTTCCATATAACGCACCGAGGATCCACCGTCTCGCGCGAAGTGCGCGGCGGCGTCACCACCTTCATGGCGATGGCGTACATCCTCCTGCTGAACCCTCTTATCCTCTCGGGTAAGGACGTCGCGGGCGACACCCTGAGCCAGAAAGGGCTGATCACGGCCACGGCTTTCGCCGCCGCCCTGACCACCCTCCTGATGGGCTTCGTAGGCAAGGTGCCGCTGGCCCTCGCTGCCGGACTCTCCGTGTCCGGTGTGCTTTCCTCGCAGGTCGTGCCCCACATGACCTGGCCGCAGGCCATGGGCATGTGCGTGATGTACGGCGTGGTGATCATGCTCCTGGTCGTCACCGGCCTCCGCGAGATGATCATGAACGCGATCCCCCTCGCGCTCAAGCACGCCATCACCATGGGCATCGGAATGTTCGTCGCCCTGATCGGCCTCGTGAAGGCCGGCTTCGTGGGCCACGGCTCCGAATTCGGTCCCCCCGTGAGCCTGGGCGCGACCGGCGAACTCGCCGGCTGGCCCGTCCTGATCTTCGCCGTGACCCTGCTCACCATCTTCATGCTGCAGGCACGCAAGGTTCCCGGCGCGATCCTGATCGGCATCGTCTCCGGAACCGTCGTCGCGGTCATCGTCAACGCCGTGGCGAACGTCGACCCCAAGGCCTGGCGCAGCGGCCCCCCGGAGCTGTCCGGCTCCGCGGTCTCCATGCCCGACTTCTCGCTCTTCGGCAAGGTCGAGTTCGGCGGCTGGGGCGACGTCGGCGTCATGACGGTCGGCATGATCGTCTTCACCCTGGTGCTGGCCGGCTTCTTCGACGCGATGGCCACCATCATCGGCGTCGGCACCGAGGCCAAGCTCGCCGATGACAAGGGCCGCATGCCGGGCCTGTCCAAGGCACTGTTCATCGACGGTGCCGGTGGCGCCATCGGTGGCATCGCGGGCGGCTCCGGCCAGACCGTGTTCGTCGAGTCCGCGACCGGCGTCGGCGAGGGTGCCCGTACCGGCTTCGCCTCCGTCATCTCGGGTCTGCTCTTCGCGGCCTGCCTCTTCTTCACCCCGATCACCCAGATCGTCCCCGGTGAGGTCGCCTCCGCCGCCCTGGTCGTCATCGGCGCGATGATGATGCAGAACGCCCGCCACGTGGACTGGTCCGACAGCGCCACGTCCATCCCGGTCTTCCTGACCGTCGTGCTCATGCCCTTCACGTACTCGATCACCGCTGGTGTCGCCGCCGGTGTCATCTCCTTCGTGGCGATCAAGGTGGCGCAGGGCAAGGCCCGCGAAATCGGTGGCTTCATGTGGGCGCTCACGGTGATCTTCGTGGTCTTCTACGCGCTCCACCCGATCGAGGGCTGGCTCGGCGTCAACTGA
- a CDS encoding XdhC family protein has protein sequence MLDIAEELSRWVEQGRDFAVATVVAVGGSAPRQPGAALAVDSEGTAIGSVSGGCVEGAVYELCQQALEDGETVQERFGYSDDDAFAVGLTCGGIIDILVTPLPVNSPARAVFEAALAAAAKGEAAAVARIADGPAELMGRAILVRSEGPYEGTLGGHPELDRTVAEEARAMLDAGRTGTLEMGADGRLCGRPITVLVESSVPPPRMIVFGAIDFASALVRVGKFLGYRVTVCDARPVFATKNRFPEADEIVVDWPHRYLADTPVDARTVLCVLTHDAKFDVPLLELALKLPVAYVGAMGSRRTHEDRNARLREVGVTEMELARLRSPIGLDLGARSPEETALSIAAEIVASRRGGSGRALTGAHTPIHHDASATVVGRIGVVA, from the coding sequence ATGCTGGACATCGCCGAAGAACTCAGCCGGTGGGTCGAGCAGGGACGTGACTTCGCCGTCGCCACGGTCGTGGCGGTCGGCGGCAGCGCACCCCGGCAGCCCGGAGCGGCCCTCGCCGTCGACAGTGAGGGCACCGCGATCGGTTCGGTCTCCGGCGGGTGCGTGGAGGGCGCGGTGTACGAGCTGTGCCAGCAGGCGCTCGAAGACGGCGAGACCGTCCAGGAGCGCTTCGGGTACAGCGATGACGATGCCTTCGCCGTGGGTCTGACCTGCGGCGGAATCATCGACATCCTGGTCACCCCGCTGCCCGTGAACTCGCCCGCCCGGGCCGTCTTCGAGGCGGCGCTGGCCGCCGCGGCCAAGGGCGAGGCGGCCGCGGTCGCCCGGATCGCCGACGGTCCGGCCGAACTGATGGGGCGGGCGATCCTGGTCCGTTCCGAGGGCCCGTACGAGGGCACCCTCGGCGGACACCCCGAGCTGGACCGCACGGTCGCCGAAGAGGCCCGCGCGATGCTGGACGCGGGCCGGACCGGAACCCTGGAGATGGGCGCCGACGGACGGCTCTGCGGCCGCCCGATCACCGTCCTGGTCGAGTCGAGCGTGCCGCCGCCGCGGATGATCGTCTTCGGCGCCATCGACTTCGCCTCCGCCCTGGTGCGGGTGGGCAAGTTCCTCGGCTACCGCGTGACGGTGTGCGACGCGCGGCCGGTGTTCGCCACGAAGAACCGTTTCCCCGAGGCCGATGAGATCGTGGTGGACTGGCCGCACCGCTACCTCGCCGACACCCCGGTGGATGCCCGTACGGTCCTGTGCGTGCTGACGCACGATGCCAAGTTCGACGTACCGCTCCTCGAACTGGCCCTGAAGCTTCCGGTCGCCTACGTCGGCGCGATGGGATCGCGGCGCACGCACGAGGACCGCAACGCGCGGCTGCGCGAGGTCGGCGTCACCGAGATGGAACTCGCCCGGCTGCGCTCGCCCATCGGCCTGGACCTCGGCGCCCGCTCCCCGGAGGAGACCGCCCTGTCCATCGCCGCCGAGATCGTCGCCAGCCGCCGCGGCGGCAGCGGGCGCGCCCTCACCGGCGCCCACACCCCGATCCACCACGACGCCTCGGCCACCGTGGTCGGCCGGATCGGCGTCGTCGCTTGA